From Ensifer sp. WSM1721, one genomic window encodes:
- a CDS encoding electron transfer flavoprotein subunit beta/FixA family protein: protein MKILVPVKRVIHSNVKVRVLADASGVDLTSVKMSMNPFDEVSVEEALRLKEAGKAEEVVVVSIGPAKAEETLRTALAMGADRAILVETDEAVEPLAVAKILRRVVDAEQPGLIIVGRQAIDDDSNQTGQMLAALLGTAQATFASKIEIGDGKATVSREVDGGLQTIDVKLPAVITTDLRLNDPRYASLPNIMKAKKKPLDKKTPADLGVDTSPRLKVLKTEEPSARKAGVKVNSVAELIEKLQTEAGVL from the coding sequence ATGAAAATTCTCGTTCCCGTAAAACGAGTGATCCACTCTAACGTTAAGGTCCGGGTTCTTGCTGACGCGTCCGGAGTGGATCTTACCTCCGTCAAGATGTCGATGAACCCGTTCGACGAAGTCTCGGTGGAAGAGGCGTTGCGCCTGAAAGAGGCCGGAAAGGCCGAAGAGGTTGTTGTTGTGTCGATCGGCCCGGCTAAGGCTGAAGAGACCCTTCGTACCGCGCTTGCCATGGGCGCCGACCGGGCGATCCTGGTCGAAACGGATGAAGCGGTCGAGCCGCTGGCCGTCGCCAAGATTCTCAGGCGTGTCGTTGATGCCGAACAGCCCGGCCTGATCATCGTCGGCAGGCAGGCGATCGATGACGACAGCAACCAGACCGGTCAGATGCTGGCTGCCCTCCTTGGTACGGCCCAGGCAACGTTCGCCTCGAAGATCGAGATCGGCGATGGCAAGGCGACCGTGAGCCGCGAAGTCGATGGCGGTCTGCAGACGATTGACGTCAAACTTCCGGCTGTGATCACCACTGATCTGCGTCTCAATGACCCGCGGTACGCCTCATTGCCGAACATCATGAAGGCGAAAAAGAAGCCGCTCGACAAGAAGACGCCGGCCGATTTGGGCGTCGACACGAGCCCGCGGCTGAAAGTTCTGAAGACGGAAGAACCGTCAGCACGCAAGGCCGGCGTCAAGGTCAATTCAGTCGCTGAGCTCATCGAGAAGCTCCAGACCGAAGCAGGCGTCCTCTGA
- a CDS encoding electron transfer flavoprotein subunit alpha/FixB family protein — MAILLLADHDNATLSEQTARAVTAAIQIGGDIHVLVAGKDARDAAEQASKLSGVSKVLLAESDALANDLAEPLADLIVSLAGSYDTIVAAATSTGKNVLPRAAALLDVAQISEIIEVVSSDTFKRPIYAGNAIQTVQSTYAKKVITIRTASFSPAPWGLPAAVESISTAALSSGLSAFVSDAMSSNDRPELTSAKIIISGGRALGSLEKFREIILPVADKLGAAVGASRAAVDAGYAPNDWQVGQTGKVVAPQLYIACGISGAIQHLAGMKDSKVIVAINKDADAPIFQVADYGLVGDLFEVLPELEAAF, encoded by the coding sequence ATGGCCATTCTTCTTCTCGCTGACCACGACAATGCGACCCTTTCCGAACAGACTGCCAGGGCGGTGACGGCGGCAATACAGATCGGCGGCGATATCCATGTGCTGGTTGCCGGCAAGGACGCAAGGGACGCAGCCGAACAAGCGTCAAAGCTCTCTGGCGTCTCCAAGGTGCTATTGGCCGAAAGCGACGCACTCGCCAACGATCTTGCAGAGCCGTTGGCCGACCTGATCGTCTCGCTAGCGGGAAGCTATGACACGATCGTCGCTGCAGCGACCTCGACCGGTAAGAATGTCCTGCCGCGCGCTGCCGCTCTCCTCGATGTCGCACAGATCTCGGAGATCATCGAAGTCGTCTCATCAGACACCTTCAAGCGTCCAATCTATGCCGGCAATGCAATTCAGACGGTTCAGTCGACCTACGCCAAGAAGGTGATCACGATACGCACGGCCTCGTTTTCCCCGGCCCCTTGGGGCCTACCTGCTGCCGTGGAGAGTATCTCTACGGCAGCTCTTTCATCAGGGCTGTCTGCATTCGTGTCGGACGCCATGTCGTCGAATGATCGTCCCGAGCTTACCTCTGCCAAGATCATCATCTCCGGCGGGCGGGCACTCGGTTCTTTGGAAAAGTTTCGCGAAATCATACTCCCCGTTGCTGACAAGCTTGGCGCAGCCGTCGGTGCCTCGCGTGCCGCCGTCGATGCGGGCTATGCCCCCAACGATTGGCAGGTCGGCCAGACGGGAAAGGTGGTTGCCCCACAACTCTACATCGCGTGCGGCATCTCCGGCGCCATCCAGCACTTGGCCGGAATGAAGGACTCGAAGGTTATCGTCGCCATCAACAAGGACGCAGATGCGCCGATTTTCCAGGTGGCCGACTACGGGCTGGTCGGTGATCTCTTCGAGGTGCTGCCAGAGCTGGAAGCAGCTTTTTAA
- the purU gene encoding formyltetrahydrofolate deformylase, protein MEQYVTTNNVVLTVSCKSTRGIVAAISGYLAAKACNIVDSSQFDDLEGGRFFMRISFVIEGEASEVEIAEGFADIAKSFQMDYEFHRGNKRTKVLIMVSRFGHCLNDLLYRWKIGALPIDIVGVVSNHFDYQKLVVNNDIPFHHIKVTKDNKPQAEAHLMEVVETSGAELVVLARYMQILSDQLCARLSGRIINIHHSFLPSFKGANPYKQAYQRGVKLIGATAHYVTADLDEGPIIEQDTVRITHAQSPDDYVSLGRDVESQVLARAIHAHIHHRSFINGNRTVVFPASPGSYASERMG, encoded by the coding sequence ATGGAGCAGTACGTGACCACCAACAATGTCGTTCTAACCGTCTCCTGCAAGTCGACACGCGGCATCGTGGCGGCGATCTCGGGCTATCTTGCTGCGAAGGCATGCAATATCGTCGATAGCTCGCAATTCGACGATCTGGAGGGCGGCCGATTCTTCATGCGCATCAGCTTCGTTATCGAAGGCGAGGCGAGCGAGGTGGAGATCGCCGAAGGTTTCGCCGATATCGCCAAGAGCTTTCAAATGGACTACGAGTTTCATCGGGGCAACAAGCGCACAAAGGTGCTCATAATGGTGTCCCGCTTCGGCCACTGCCTCAACGACCTGCTCTATCGGTGGAAGATTGGCGCCCTCCCGATCGACATCGTCGGGGTGGTTTCAAACCACTTCGACTACCAAAAGCTGGTGGTCAACAACGACATCCCCTTCCACCATATCAAGGTGACAAAGGATAACAAGCCACAAGCCGAGGCCCACCTAATGGAGGTCGTCGAGACCAGCGGCGCCGAGCTCGTTGTACTGGCCCGCTACATGCAGATCCTCTCCGACCAGCTTTGCGCCCGCTTGTCGGGCAGGATCATCAACATCCATCATTCCTTCTTGCCAAGCTTCAAGGGTGCTAATCCCTACAAGCAGGCCTATCAGCGCGGCGTAAAGCTGATCGGTGCCACGGCCCATTACGTCACGGCCGACCTTGACGAGGGCCCAATCATTGAGCAGGACACGGTCCGCATCACGCACGCACAGTCTCCAGACGATTATGTTTCACTCGGCCGGGACGTGGAAAGCCAGGTGCTCGCCCGCGCTATTCATGCCCACATCCACCATCGCAGCTTCATAAATGGCAACCGCACTGTCGTCTTTCCGGCGAGTCCCGGCTCCTACGCCTCCGAGCGGATGGGTTGA
- the folD gene encoding bifunctional methylenetetrahydrofolate dehydrogenase/methenyltetrahydrofolate cyclohydrolase FolD yields MAKMIDGKRAAAAVIETVKAAASRLEQTKGVRTGLAVVIVGDDPASHTYVGAKGRMAKECGFNSVQHTLPAETTQDELTKLVQSLNEDPSIHGILVQLPLPKHLNSDAIIQSIRPDKDVDGLHVVNAGKLATGDLTTGLISCTPAGAMLLVRSIHGEDLSGLNAVVIGRSNLFGKPMAQLLLNANATVTTAHSRTKNLSSVARGADILVAAVGRPEMVKANWIKPGATVIDVGISRIAAPERGEGKSRLVGDVAYGEVLQNAGAITPVPGGVGPMTIAMLMANTVVAAHRTCGMILPEF; encoded by the coding sequence ATGGCGAAGATGATCGATGGCAAGCGGGCCGCGGCAGCCGTGATTGAAACAGTAAAGGCCGCAGCCTCCCGGTTGGAACAGACGAAGGGGGTTAGGACCGGCCTTGCGGTCGTCATCGTTGGCGACGATCCGGCCAGCCACACTTATGTCGGCGCCAAGGGCCGCATGGCCAAGGAATGCGGCTTCAACTCCGTCCAGCATACGCTGCCGGCTGAGACGACGCAGGACGAGTTGACAAAGCTCGTCCAATCGTTGAACGAGGATCCCTCCATCCACGGCATCCTGGTGCAACTGCCGCTGCCGAAACATCTGAATTCTGATGCGATCATCCAGTCGATTCGCCCTGACAAGGATGTTGATGGCCTGCATGTCGTCAATGCCGGCAAGCTGGCGACCGGTGATCTGACGACCGGGCTAATCTCCTGCACGCCGGCCGGCGCCATGCTGCTGGTCCGCTCCATTCATGGTGAGGACCTGTCGGGGCTCAATGCCGTGGTCATCGGTCGTTCAAACCTGTTCGGCAAGCCGATGGCGCAATTGCTGCTGAATGCCAATGCCACGGTGACAACGGCGCATTCGCGCACCAAGAATCTTTCGTCGGTGGCGCGAGGTGCGGATATTCTGGTTGCGGCCGTCGGCCGTCCGGAGATGGTGAAGGCGAACTGGATCAAGCCGGGTGCCACTGTCATCGATGTCGGCATCAGCCGGATCGCGGCGCCGGAGCGAGGCGAGGGCAAGAGTCGGCTGGTGGGTGATGTCGCCTATGGAGAGGTCTTACAGAACGCCGGTGCCATCACGCCGGTTCCGGGTGGCGTTGGTCCAATGACCATTGCCATGCTCATGGCCAACACAGTCGTCGCGGCCCATCGCACTTGCGGCATGATTCTGCCGGAGTTCTGA